One genomic region from Conexibacter woesei DSM 14684 encodes:
- a CDS encoding amidohydrolase family protein — MSAPLADLVIAGARLHGHDGLVDVVVEGETIAAAGPRAGDGRVAVRRIEARGGLVTPSFVEPHTHPDKSFSRSRIGEVGFADDLMRRQVALKAGFTVADVEERATRFFTLAAAQGIGLLRAQVDIDSITRLVSFEGVMRARERCRDLLDVHVTAFPQEGLMKDAAALDLLRVALRDGADCVSGWPNNENSKEDELAHLDLVFELSQEFGVPIDANIDYFTDPTERMLEPMAERTLALGMGGRVSANHVGALETYADADAARVIAKVAEAGVSVTICPTNLSSGTRYRGVSRPHELRAAGVNVTAGTGNFHDNWESFGNLDPADLARLAYHALGLSHVEGVDLVWEMLTVNAARALGTAAGSVAAGQPADLVVFEAADRTTIVRGFGGARTTVKRGRVVAGRTASSWVADLPAASA, encoded by the coding sequence ATGAGCGCGCCGCTCGCCGACCTCGTGATCGCGGGCGCGCGCCTGCACGGGCACGACGGGCTCGTCGACGTCGTCGTCGAGGGCGAGACGATCGCGGCGGCCGGCCCGCGCGCCGGCGACGGTCGCGTCGCGGTCCGCCGGATCGAGGCGCGCGGCGGGCTCGTGACGCCGTCGTTCGTCGAGCCGCACACGCACCCGGACAAGTCGTTCAGCCGCAGCCGCATCGGCGAGGTCGGCTTCGCCGACGACCTGATGCGGCGCCAGGTCGCGCTCAAGGCCGGCTTCACCGTCGCGGACGTCGAGGAGCGCGCGACGCGCTTCTTCACGCTCGCCGCCGCGCAGGGGATCGGGCTGCTGCGCGCGCAGGTCGACATCGACAGCATCACGCGGCTCGTCTCGTTCGAGGGCGTGATGCGCGCCCGCGAGCGCTGCCGCGACCTGCTCGACGTGCACGTCACCGCCTTCCCGCAGGAGGGCCTGATGAAGGACGCCGCCGCCCTGGACCTGCTGCGCGTGGCGCTGCGCGACGGGGCCGACTGCGTCAGCGGCTGGCCCAACAACGAGAACTCGAAGGAGGACGAGCTGGCGCACCTCGACCTCGTCTTCGAGCTGTCGCAGGAGTTCGGCGTCCCGATCGACGCGAACATCGACTACTTCACCGACCCGACCGAGCGGATGCTGGAGCCGATGGCGGAGCGGACGCTCGCGCTCGGGATGGGCGGCCGCGTCAGCGCCAACCACGTCGGCGCGCTGGAGACGTACGCCGACGCCGACGCCGCGCGCGTGATCGCGAAGGTCGCTGAGGCCGGCGTGTCGGTCACGATCTGCCCGACGAACCTGTCGAGCGGGACGAGATACCGCGGCGTCTCGCGGCCGCACGAGCTGCGCGCGGCGGGCGTCAACGTGACCGCCGGCACCGGCAACTTCCACGACAACTGGGAGTCGTTCGGCAACCTCGACCCGGCCGACCTCGCGCGCCTCGCCTACCACGCGCTCGGCCTCTCGCACGTCGAGGGCGTCGACCTCGTGTGGGAGATGCTGACGGTCAACGCGGCGCGCGCGCTGGGGACCGCGGCGGGCAGCGTCGCCGCCGGGCAGCCGGCCGACCTCGTCGTCTTCGAGGCGGCCGACCGCACGACGATCGTGCGCGGCTTCGGCGGCGCGCGCACGACGGTCAAGCGCGGCCGCGTCGTCGCCGGGCGGACCGCCAGCTCCTGGGTCGCCGACCTCCCGGCTGCGTCGGCGTGA
- a CDS encoding amidohydrolase family protein: MTPADLSIEDARVLGREGRFDVAIADGVIRSVTPRDGGGAAGAGAAGAAPVVPAPAIERIDARGGLVSPSFVEPHYHPDKAFSRRGRVEQPDGFELAREIKAGFTEAGVEARATEAFRLAVSQGVGSMRANVDVDSIAGLTNVRGVLAARERVRDLIDVQVVAFPQEGLLRDAPAQELLVQAMAEGADVVGGWPNVEDGEAAQLAHLDFVFDLAERFDADLDVHVDCYCDPAERMLEPLAERTLARGFEGRVLASHCCGLEVYPDDDARRVIGRVAAAQIHVCVQPANTSAQYGPRGLSRTRELLAAGVPVSAGSDNMFDGWYLLGNLDPLDRAVLAYHGAGLGGRYTHLPTELLWELVTDRAAAAIGTTPGRVEAGAPADLVVFDAPDVELALAALPGKRTTIKRGRVVAARESAVWSVGGRCAACAP; this comes from the coding sequence GTGACCCCGGCCGATCTGTCGATCGAGGACGCGCGCGTGCTCGGCCGCGAGGGGCGCTTCGACGTCGCGATCGCCGATGGCGTGATCCGCTCGGTGACGCCGCGCGACGGCGGCGGTGCGGCGGGAGCGGGCGCGGCGGGTGCGGCTCCGGTCGTTCCGGCTCCCGCGATCGAGCGGATCGACGCGCGCGGCGGGCTCGTCTCGCCGTCGTTCGTCGAGCCGCACTACCACCCCGACAAGGCGTTCAGCCGCCGGGGGCGCGTCGAGCAGCCGGACGGCTTCGAGCTGGCGCGCGAGATCAAGGCCGGCTTCACCGAGGCGGGCGTCGAGGCGCGCGCGACCGAGGCGTTCCGGCTCGCGGTCTCCCAGGGCGTTGGCAGCATGCGCGCGAACGTCGACGTCGACTCGATCGCCGGGCTGACGAACGTCCGCGGCGTGCTCGCCGCGCGCGAGCGCGTGCGCGACCTGATCGACGTGCAGGTCGTCGCCTTCCCGCAGGAAGGCCTGCTGCGCGACGCGCCGGCGCAGGAGCTGCTGGTGCAGGCGATGGCCGAGGGCGCCGACGTCGTCGGCGGCTGGCCGAACGTCGAGGACGGCGAGGCGGCGCAGCTCGCCCACCTCGACTTCGTCTTCGATCTCGCCGAGCGCTTCGACGCCGACCTCGACGTGCACGTCGACTGCTACTGCGACCCGGCGGAGCGGATGCTGGAGCCGCTGGCGGAGCGCACGCTCGCGCGCGGCTTCGAGGGCCGCGTGCTGGCGAGCCACTGCTGCGGCCTGGAGGTCTACCCCGACGACGACGCGCGGCGCGTGATCGGCCGCGTCGCCGCGGCGCAGATCCACGTCTGCGTGCAGCCGGCGAACACGTCGGCGCAGTACGGCCCGCGCGGGCTCTCGCGCACGCGCGAGCTGCTGGCGGCCGGCGTCCCGGTCAGCGCCGGCAGCGACAACATGTTCGACGGCTGGTACCTGCTCGGCAACCTCGACCCGCTCGACCGCGCCGTGCTGGCCTACCACGGCGCCGGGCTCGGCGGCCGCTACACGCACCTCCCGACCGAGCTGCTGTGGGAGCTGGTGACCGACCGCGCCGCCGCCGCGATCGGCACGACCCCCGGTCGCGTCGAGGCCGGGGCGCCCGCCGACCTCGTCGTCTTCGACGCGCCCGACGTCGAGCTGGCGCTGGCGGCGCTGCCCGGCAAGCGCACGACGATCAAGCGCGGGCGCGTCGTCGCCGCGCGCGAGAGCGCGGTCTGGTCGGTGGGCGGGAGGTGCGCCGCGTGCGCACCGTGA
- a CDS encoding aminopeptidase, which yields MSVATDMLLAGARTVMGQCLAVGLEDRVLILTDEPTHELARHLLVAARELAPAALVLAGPVGERPYEEVRDRFASALRAERPTVTVFAGVDDADLLAWDDGFQSLLDELGTRHAHMPGLDARCLGEGMAIDYAEVARFTEATCARLAGAEQVHVRDAEGTDVLLRCEPGRRAWSPMTGLYTEPGRGGRLPQGETFCAPLSADGTIATRVIGYPFNARLGLLDEPVRIEVAAGRATQLSHPDGTLAAELWAWLTEHENGVRVGELAIGTNTALTSISGNLLFDENVPGVHIAFGHPFPEWTGADYRSDVHVDVVVARPDLTVDGVALLRAGAYVTTSDPDTRTAP from the coding sequence ATGAGCGTCGCGACCGACATGCTGCTCGCCGGTGCGCGCACCGTCATGGGCCAGTGCCTCGCGGTCGGGCTGGAGGACCGCGTCCTGATCCTGACCGACGAGCCGACGCACGAGCTGGCGCGGCACCTGCTCGTCGCCGCGCGCGAGCTGGCGCCGGCGGCGCTCGTGCTCGCCGGCCCGGTCGGCGAGCGGCCGTACGAGGAGGTGCGCGATCGCTTCGCATCGGCGCTGCGCGCCGAGCGCCCGACGGTGACCGTCTTCGCCGGCGTCGACGACGCCGACCTGCTCGCATGGGACGACGGCTTCCAGTCGCTGCTGGACGAGCTGGGCACGCGCCACGCGCACATGCCCGGGCTCGACGCCCGCTGCCTCGGCGAGGGGATGGCGATCGACTACGCCGAGGTGGCTCGCTTCACCGAGGCGACGTGCGCGCGGCTCGCCGGCGCCGAGCAGGTCCACGTGCGCGACGCCGAGGGGACCGACGTGCTGCTGCGCTGCGAGCCCGGGCGCCGTGCCTGGAGCCCGATGACCGGGCTCTACACCGAGCCCGGCCGCGGCGGCCGGCTGCCGCAGGGCGAGACCTTCTGCGCGCCGCTGAGCGCCGACGGGACGATCGCCACGCGCGTGATCGGCTACCCGTTCAACGCCCGCCTCGGCCTGCTGGACGAGCCGGTCCGGATCGAGGTCGCCGCCGGCCGCGCGACCCAGCTCTCACACCCCGACGGCACGCTCGCCGCCGAGCTGTGGGCGTGGCTGACCGAGCACGAGAACGGCGTCCGCGTCGGCGAGCTGGCGATCGGCACGAACACGGCGCTGACATCGATCTCGGGCAACCTGCTCTTCGACGAGAACGTGCCCGGCGTCCACATCGCGTTCGGTCACCCGTTCCCCGAGTGGACCGGCGCCGACTACCGCTCCGACGTCCACGTCGACGTCGTCGTCGCGCGTCCCGACCTGACCGTCGACGGCGTCGCGCTGCTGCGCGCCGGCGCCTACGTCACCACCTCCGACCCCGACACGAGGACCGCACCGTGA
- a CDS encoding ABC transporter substrate-binding protein has protein sequence MESIRKRPLAAIAACALLAAGTTACGGATRSSSSTQGGGTTAGGGVALSDGTPAPAGDVDKVTWAVYAEPASLDWAFANDFPPLEIGANVCESLSAVTPEMEIVPALATGWRAPNPKTLVYTLRDGVRFHSGAPLTSEDVAYSLGRNLDRSVGSYYAGAYANVSKIEATGPNEVTIKLERPDAQLPSALATPAGRIESKAFLEQRGRSYGTPEGGIDCTGPFSFGSWTKGQSVTLERFDGYWDAERVPKIAQLEVDFIADPAARVNALASGTIDGTYQVPTSGFKRLGSSPTGTLSFGRAAGSYVAMVTSLDGPLRDVRIRRALSLAINRDGIISSVLDGAAEPLKAPVAPGAWGYAKETYRAAYDALPEPSGSVEEAKRLVQEAGAPSEPITVAITRDREEMPTIAAEMQRAAREIGLQLEIKSLAGNSYNALYSDAKARDGVDMLFSQWVPDFPDPLQLYQYMRGDNFYGYARWEDPDFMRLTSEAAGTADEEQRARLIAEAQERAVEAQIWIPLYTPYNPVFLNKRITGAPTSAVNLTYSWAADLGATG, from the coding sequence GTGGAGAGCATTCGGAAGCGGCCGCTCGCGGCCATCGCGGCATGCGCGCTGCTGGCCGCCGGCACGACCGCCTGCGGCGGCGCGACGAGATCGTCGTCCTCGACCCAAGGCGGCGGCACGACCGCCGGCGGCGGCGTCGCGCTGAGCGACGGCACGCCGGCGCCGGCGGGCGACGTCGACAAGGTCACGTGGGCGGTCTACGCCGAGCCCGCGTCGCTCGACTGGGCGTTCGCGAACGACTTCCCGCCGCTGGAGATCGGCGCGAACGTCTGCGAGAGCCTGTCCGCGGTCACGCCCGAGATGGAGATCGTCCCCGCGCTCGCGACCGGCTGGAGAGCGCCGAACCCGAAGACGCTCGTCTACACGTTGCGCGACGGCGTCAGATTCCACAGCGGCGCGCCGCTGACCTCCGAGGACGTCGCCTACAGCCTCGGCCGCAACCTCGACAGAAGCGTCGGCTCCTACTACGCCGGCGCCTACGCGAACGTGAGCAAGATCGAGGCGACCGGCCCGAACGAGGTGACGATCAAGCTCGAGCGTCCCGACGCGCAGCTGCCGAGCGCGCTCGCGACGCCCGCCGGCCGGATCGAGAGCAAGGCGTTCCTTGAGCAGAGAGGCAGAAGCTACGGCACGCCCGAGGGCGGCATCGACTGCACCGGGCCGTTCAGCTTCGGCAGCTGGACGAAGGGCCAGTCGGTCACGCTGGAGCGTTTCGATGGCTACTGGGACGCCGAGCGCGTGCCGAAGATCGCGCAGCTGGAGGTCGACTTCATCGCCGACCCGGCCGCGCGCGTCAACGCGCTCGCCTCCGGCACGATCGACGGCACCTACCAGGTGCCGACCTCGGGCTTCAAGAGACTCGGCTCCTCGCCGACCGGGACGCTCTCGTTCGGCCGCGCCGCCGGCAGCTACGTCGCGATGGTGACGAGCCTCGACGGGCCGCTCAGAGACGTCCGCATCCGCAGAGCGCTGTCGCTCGCGATCAACCGCGACGGGATCATCTCCAGCGTCCTCGACGGCGCCGCCGAGCCGCTGAAGGCGCCGGTCGCGCCGGGCGCGTGGGGCTACGCGAAGGAGACGTACAGAGCGGCCTACGACGCGCTGCCGGAGCCGTCCGGCTCGGTCGAGGAGGCGAAGAGACTGGTGCAGGAGGCGGGCGCTCCGAGCGAGCCGATCACCGTCGCGATCACGCGCGACCGCGAGGAGATGCCGACGATCGCGGCCGAGATGCAGCGCGCGGCGAGAGAGATCGGGCTGCAGCTGGAGATCAAGAGCCTCGCCGGCAACAGCTACAACGCGCTCTACTCCGACGCGAAGGCGCGCGACGGCGTCGACATGCTGTTCTCGCAGTGGGTGCCGGACTTCCCCGACCCGCTCCAGCTCTATCAGTACATGCGTGGCGACAACTTCTACGGCTACGCGAGATGGGAGGACCCCGACTTCATGCGCCTCACCTCCGAGGCGGCCGGCACGGCCGACGAGGAGCAGCGCGCCAGACTGATCGCGGAGGCGCAGGAGCGCGCCGTAGAGGCGCAGATCTGGATCCCGCTCTACACGCCGTACAACCCGGTCTTCCTCAACAAGCGGATCACCGGCGCGCCGACGAGCGCGGTCAACCTGACCTACTCGTGGGCGGCCGACCTGGGAGCGACGGGGTAG
- a CDS encoding pyroglutamyl-peptidase I family protein, translating to MSDRWILVTGNGAFGDTAERSELRYDVNPSALVAQRLDGRVVEGRRVVGRALDWDDSPLEALEPLLSGEDGTGGAGPPEAIVSCGVFSERTTLRLERVAVNVRDFQFADGDRRPIDEPVVEGGPAAYLSTLPIKAAVQAVRAAGVPAVVSNSASTHGCNSVMYCALHLVATRGLPTRAGFVHLPDPPEHVARLGRPTASMCLDDQVRGVEAVIGAVVLNPVDVRLPSNEWEW from the coding sequence ATGTCCGACCGTTGGATCCTCGTGACCGGCAACGGAGCGTTCGGCGACACGGCCGAGCGCTCCGAGCTGCGCTACGACGTCAATCCGAGCGCGCTCGTCGCGCAGCGGCTCGACGGCCGCGTCGTCGAGGGACGGCGCGTCGTCGGGCGTGCGCTCGACTGGGACGACTCGCCGCTGGAGGCGCTGGAGCCGCTGCTGTCCGGCGAGGACGGCACGGGCGGGGCGGGTCCGCCGGAGGCGATCGTCTCCTGCGGCGTCTTCTCCGAGAGAACGACGCTGCGGCTGGAGCGCGTCGCGGTCAACGTGCGCGACTTCCAGTTCGCCGACGGCGACCGCCGCCCGATCGACGAGCCGGTCGTGGAGGGCGGTCCGGCCGCCTACCTCTCGACGCTGCCGATCAAGGCGGCGGTGCAGGCGGTGCGCGCCGCGGGCGTCCCGGCGGTCGTCTCCAACAGCGCCTCCACGCACGGCTGCAACTCCGTCATGTACTGCGCGCTGCACCTCGTCGCGACGCGCGGCCTGCCGACGCGTGCCGGCTTCGTGCACCTGCCCGACCCGCCCGAGCACGTCGCCCGGCTCGGCCGCCCGACGGCGAGCATGTGCCTCGACGACCAGGTGCGCGGCGTCGAGGCGGTGATCGGCGCGGTCGTCCTGAACCCGGTCGACGTGCGGCTTCCGTCCAACGAATGGGAATGGTGA
- the aceB gene encoding malate synthase A, whose translation MKEPPITPLTVSLARPPHDERLAAVVSPEALAFLAELHGRFGERRDGLLAARRERPAPAGFLDATREIREGDWTVAPPRGDYADRRVEITGPTDRKLVINALNSGARGFMADFEDATTPLWGTVLEGQRNLTEAIDGTIVHEEADGRRYELNDEVATLLVRPRGWHLPEQHVTAGGEPLAGALVDAGLFLFHNGRRLLERGSAPYLYLPKLEHHDEAALWHDVLSWCEQALGLPHGTVRTTVLIETLPAVFQMEEILFALRERSYGLNAGRWDYLFSAIKTFRDRADMVLPNRTDVSMTVPFMRSYTELLVATCHRRGAFAMGGMAALIPSRSDAEATARAVAAVREDKEREAGAGFDGTWVAHPGVVAVAEEAFDVVLGARPNQIERRRDDVRPDAAALLDLGATPGAVTEAGVRGACRVGFLYLSAWLGGRGAVGIDGLMEDAATAEICRAQLWQWIRHATPLDDGRPVTRELVSALLAEEVARTGVEDATAQEILEQVALAEEFPEFLTLIAYPRLEERAPA comes from the coding sequence CTGAAGGAGCCTCCCATCACCCCCCTGACCGTCTCACTCGCCCGCCCGCCGCACGACGAGCGGCTCGCCGCCGTCGTCTCGCCCGAGGCGCTCGCGTTCCTCGCCGAGCTGCACGGCCGGTTCGGCGAGCGGCGCGACGGCCTGCTCGCCGCCCGCCGCGAGCGTCCCGCGCCGGCCGGCTTCCTCGACGCGACGCGCGAGATCCGCGAGGGCGACTGGACGGTCGCGCCGCCGCGCGGCGACTACGCCGACCGCCGCGTCGAGATCACCGGGCCGACCGACCGAAAGCTCGTCATCAACGCGCTCAACTCGGGCGCACGCGGCTTCATGGCCGACTTCGAGGACGCGACGACGCCGCTGTGGGGGACGGTGCTGGAGGGGCAGCGCAACCTGACCGAGGCGATCGACGGCACGATCGTCCACGAGGAGGCCGACGGCCGCCGCTACGAGCTGAACGACGAGGTCGCGACGCTGCTGGTGCGCCCGCGCGGCTGGCACCTGCCCGAGCAGCACGTGACCGCCGGAGGCGAGCCGCTCGCGGGCGCGCTCGTCGACGCCGGCCTGTTCCTGTTCCACAACGGTCGCCGCCTGCTCGAACGCGGCTCGGCGCCGTACCTCTACCTGCCGAAGCTCGAGCACCACGACGAGGCCGCGCTGTGGCACGACGTGCTGAGCTGGTGCGAGCAGGCACTCGGGCTCCCGCACGGGACGGTCCGCACGACGGTGCTGATCGAGACGCTGCCCGCGGTCTTCCAGATGGAGGAGATCCTGTTCGCGCTGCGCGAGCGCTCCTACGGCCTCAACGCCGGCCGCTGGGACTATCTCTTCTCCGCGATCAAGACGTTCCGCGACCGCGCCGACATGGTCCTGCCGAACCGCACCGACGTGTCGATGACGGTCCCCTTCATGCGCTCCTACACCGAGCTGCTCGTCGCCACCTGCCACCGCCGCGGCGCGTTCGCGATGGGCGGGATGGCGGCGCTGATCCCGTCGCGCAGCGACGCCGAGGCGACGGCGCGCGCGGTCGCCGCCGTGCGCGAGGACAAGGAGCGCGAGGCGGGCGCCGGCTTCGACGGCACGTGGGTCGCGCACCCCGGCGTCGTCGCCGTCGCGGAGGAGGCGTTCGACGTCGTGCTGGGCGCGCGGCCGAACCAGATCGAGCGCCGCCGCGACGACGTCCGTCCCGACGCCGCCGCGCTGCTCGACCTCGGCGCGACGCCGGGCGCCGTCACCGAGGCGGGCGTCCGCGGCGCCTGCCGCGTCGGCTTCCTCTACCTCTCCGCCTGGCTCGGCGGCCGCGGCGCCGTCGGCATCGACGGGCTGATGGAGGACGCGGCGACGGCCGAGATCTGCCGCGCGCAGCTGTGGCAGTGGATCCGCCACGCGACCCCGCTCGACGACGGCCGCCCGGTCACGCGCGAGCTGGTCTCGGCGCTGCTCGCCGAGGAGGTCGCGCGGACGGGCGTGGAGGACGCGACGGCGCAGGAGATCCTCGAGCAGGTCGCGCTCGCGGAGGAGTTCCCCGAGTTCCTGACGCTGATCGCGTACCCGCGGCTGGAGGAGCGGGCGCCGGCGTAG
- a CDS encoding dihydroorotase — protein sequence MRTVIAGGGVLTPRGLERLHVAVEGGHVAELLDPAAPLRADRTIDASGLLVLPGAIDPHVHFDVPGDDVATDFAHGTRCAAAGGVTFVVEHPFTDPLVTTAERYADKAVAAARGAVVDFGLWGGLAAGSIGEIAGQAALGAGGFKAYMASNDMDWPPADEATLREGFAAVAAVGGLALVHAEDRATVDAATAEIRASGRTDALAAADARPAVAETIAVRLVLELAAETGARVHLLHLSTPEAVSLVLAARARGLDVSYELTAHHLLLDRDDLARVGALATCAPPLRDRSARERLWEVVLAGEGDMVVTDHCPYDVADKLAGERSPLDRPHGVQSLQEYLPLLFDAAVGRRGMGVPELVALTAAGPARRLGLYPRKGAIALGSDADLVLLDPGAEWVLDPARQLSESQWSPYAGRELRGAVVTTIARGETVFADGEVRAAPGRGRFTPLARGAAA from the coding sequence GTGCGCACCGTGATCGCCGGCGGCGGCGTGCTCACGCCGCGCGGCCTGGAGCGGCTGCACGTCGCGGTCGAGGGCGGCCACGTCGCCGAGCTGCTCGACCCGGCCGCGCCGCTGCGCGCCGACCGCACGATCGACGCGAGCGGCCTGCTCGTGCTGCCCGGGGCGATCGACCCGCACGTCCACTTCGACGTCCCCGGCGACGACGTCGCGACCGACTTCGCGCACGGCACCCGCTGCGCGGCGGCCGGCGGCGTCACGTTCGTCGTCGAGCACCCGTTCACCGACCCGCTCGTGACGACCGCCGAACGCTATGCCGACAAGGCGGTCGCGGCAGCCCGCGGCGCGGTCGTCGACTTCGGCCTGTGGGGCGGGCTCGCTGCCGGCTCGATCGGCGAGATCGCCGGCCAGGCCGCGCTCGGCGCGGGCGGCTTCAAGGCGTACATGGCGAGCAACGACATGGACTGGCCGCCGGCGGACGAGGCGACGCTGCGCGAGGGCTTCGCCGCCGTCGCCGCCGTCGGCGGGCTCGCGCTCGTGCACGCGGAGGACCGCGCGACGGTCGACGCGGCGACGGCCGAGATCCGCGCGAGCGGCCGCACCGACGCGCTCGCCGCCGCCGACGCGCGCCCCGCCGTCGCCGAGACGATCGCCGTCAGACTCGTGCTGGAGCTGGCCGCCGAGACCGGCGCGCGTGTCCATCTGCTCCACCTCTCCACGCCGGAGGCCGTCTCGCTCGTGCTCGCCGCCCGCGCCCGCGGCCTCGACGTCAGCTACGAGCTGACCGCCCACCACCTGCTGCTCGACCGCGACGACCTCGCGCGCGTCGGCGCGCTCGCGACCTGCGCACCGCCACTGCGCGACCGCAGCGCGCGCGAGCGGCTGTGGGAGGTCGTACTGGCCGGCGAGGGCGACATGGTCGTGACCGACCACTGCCCCTACGACGTCGCCGACAAGCTCGCCGGCGAGCGCTCGCCGCTCGACCGCCCGCACGGCGTCCAGAGCCTGCAGGAGTACCTGCCGCTGCTGTTCGACGCGGCCGTCGGCCGCCGCGGGATGGGCGTCCCGGAGCTGGTCGCGCTGACCGCCGCCGGGCCCGCGAGACGGCTCGGCCTGTACCCGCGCAAGGGCGCGATCGCGCTCGGCTCCGACGCCGACCTCGTGCTGCTCGACCCGGGCGCGGAGTGGGTGCTCGACCCGGCGCGCCAGCTGTCGGAGAGCCAGTGGTCGCCGTACGCGGGGCGCGAGCTGCGCGGCGCCGTCGTCACGACGATCGCCCGCGGCGAGACCGTCTTCGCCGACGGCGAGGTGCGCGCCGCGCCCGGCCGCGGCCGCTTCACGCCGCTCGCGCGGGGAGCCGCGGCATGA
- the allE gene encoding (S)-ureidoglycine aminohydrolase, translating into MTGPLPRADYVSRSRGRLTSAYTLVTPDNRVEDALPFLHDVVVRPLVTPRLRPAAFGEYLLELAANGATSRPLAPEREHFAWCLDGRVAVGETVLEAGGWTYLPPGRGLELRAVDGPARALWVTRRYDAVEALEPPDPLTGHIDDTAWLPDTMDGGSYALLLPTETDQRYDMGMNLMRFEPGAYFPMVELHHHEHGLWMLEGQGLYHLDGDTHEVTAEDFVYMAPYCPQHYAALGWSRTTYLLYKDVNRDGFGAAGHGVRG; encoded by the coding sequence GTGACCGGACCGCTGCCCCGCGCGGACTACGTCAGCCGCTCCCGCGGCCGCCTGACGTCCGCCTACACGCTCGTCACCCCCGACAACCGCGTCGAGGACGCGCTGCCGTTCCTGCACGACGTCGTGGTCCGCCCGCTCGTGACGCCGCGCCTGCGACCCGCCGCGTTCGGCGAGTACTTGCTGGAGCTGGCGGCGAACGGCGCGACGTCGCGCCCGCTCGCGCCCGAGCGCGAGCACTTCGCCTGGTGCCTCGACGGCCGCGTCGCGGTCGGCGAGACGGTCCTCGAGGCCGGCGGCTGGACGTATCTGCCGCCGGGCCGCGGGCTGGAGCTGCGCGCGGTCGACGGCCCGGCGCGGGCGCTGTGGGTCACGCGCCGCTACGACGCAGTGGAGGCGCTCGAGCCGCCGGACCCGCTCACCGGCCACATCGACGACACCGCCTGGCTGCCGGACACGATGGACGGCGGCAGCTACGCGCTGCTGCTGCCGACCGAGACCGACCAGCGCTACGACATGGGCATGAACCTGATGCGGTTCGAGCCCGGGGCGTACTTCCCGATGGTCGAGCTGCACCACCACGAGCACGGCCTCTGGATGCTGGAGGGACAGGGCCTCTACCACCTCGACGGCGACACGCACGAGGTGACGGCGGAGGACTTCGTCTACATGGCGCCGTACTGCCCGCAGCACTACGCCGCGCTCGGCTGGAGCCGCACGACCTACCTGCTCTACAAGGACGTCAACCGCGACGGCTTCGGCGCCGCCGGCCACGGGGTGCGCGGATGA
- a CDS encoding aldolase/citrate lyase/malate synthase family protein: MEHAGTVAAGRPALVVRPRGLHLDEPRVRVGGEAVAAALFDVATFLAGAAPLLLAAGARPHLYLPKIESADEAALWSDVLDAVETALGLEPGTVVVSVLVETVGGVVELDAIVYALRARVTALNAGRWDYLFDFVRCAGSDARATLPERGRLSMDLPFLVAYQRRIVEVAHRRGAAAIGGMAPAAPADGAVGPLSADVVRAVVADKRREAALGFDGAVVAHAGMTDAVREAFATTAVERAAPAGAAPAAHALAAHAPVEAILDLGDTWHGPLAVSGLREAVAVATRYLDSWLGGRGLVTIAGRPEELSCVEIARALLWSWVQRGVALDDGTHLTPERFAAELAEAAGERRTTAAALLGELVGRSELSDDVVPLAMTLIEPS, translated from the coding sequence GTGGAGCACGCCGGCACGGTCGCCGCCGGGCGGCCCGCGCTCGTCGTCCGCCCGCGCGGGCTGCACCTCGACGAGCCGCGCGTGCGGGTCGGCGGCGAGGCGGTCGCCGCCGCACTGTTCGACGTCGCGACGTTCCTCGCCGGCGCGGCGCCGTTGCTGCTCGCGGCGGGCGCGCGGCCGCACCTCTACCTGCCGAAGATCGAGAGCGCGGACGAGGCGGCGCTGTGGTCCGACGTGCTCGACGCGGTCGAGACGGCGCTCGGGCTGGAGCCCGGCACGGTCGTCGTCTCGGTGCTGGTCGAGACGGTCGGCGGTGTCGTCGAGCTGGACGCGATCGTCTACGCGCTGCGCGCGCGCGTGACCGCGCTCAACGCCGGCCGCTGGGACTACCTGTTCGACTTCGTCCGCTGCGCCGGCAGCGACGCGCGCGCGACGCTGCCCGAGCGCGGTCGGCTGTCGATGGACCTGCCGTTCCTCGTCGCCTACCAGCGGCGGATCGTCGAGGTCGCCCACCGCCGCGGCGCCGCCGCGATCGGCGGGATGGCGCCGGCCGCGCCGGCCGACGGTGCCGTCGGCCCGCTGTCGGCCGACGTCGTGCGCGCGGTCGTCGCCGACAAGCGCCGCGAGGCGGCGCTCGGCTTCGACGGCGCCGTCGTCGCCCACGCCGGCATGACCGACGCGGTCCGCGAGGCGTTCGCGACGACCGCCGTCGAGCGCGCGGCCCCCGCCGGTGCGGCCCCCGCCGCCCACGCGCTCGCCGCCCACGCGCCCGTCGAGGCGATCCTCGACCTCGGCGACACGTGGCACGGCCCGCTCGCCGTCAGCGGACTGCGCGAGGCGGTCGCGGTCGCGACGCGCTACCTCGACAGCTGGCTCGGCGGCCGCGGCCTCGTCACGATCGCCGGCCGCCCCGAGGAGCTGTCGTGCGTCGAGATCGCCCGCGCGCTGCTGTGGTCGTGGGTGCAGAGGGGCGTCGCGCTCGACGACGGCACGCACCTCACGCCCGAACGCTTCGCCGCGGAGCTGGCGGAGGCCGCCGGCGAGCGGCGCACCACCGCGGCCGCCCTGCTCGGCGAGCTGGTCGGCCGCAGCGAGCTGAGCGACGACGTCGTCCCGCTCGCGATGACCCTGATCGAACCGTCCTGA